From the genome of Nitrospira lenta, one region includes:
- a CDS encoding efflux RND transporter permease subunit gives MIARLIEGSARNPVLVILCVVLLTAWGAWAVLQVPLDAIPDLSDVQVIIYTEWSGRSPTLIEDQITYPIVTSLLAGPKVKRVRGVSEYGVSYVYVIFEDRTDLYWARSRVLEYLQKLAGKLPSGVTPTLGPDATGVGWVYQYALVDESGTHDLAQLRSLQDWHLRYQLESVPGVAEVSAIGGFVKQYQIEVDPNTLAAYRLPIKTIIEAVRNSNAEVSGRVLEMAGTEYVIRGRGYLRSIEDIELIPVGTDGRGTPILIRDIAHVHIGPDQRRGIAELDGKGQTVGGIVIMRAGENALAVIERIKARLAEITPALPNGVRMIPTYDRSDLIHRAIAVLREKLVEESVIVSLVALVFLFHVRSAFVAILILPVAVLLAFIPMAYLKITSNIMSLGGIAIAIGAMVDAAIVMVENAHKRLEQNPHSDRIETIIAAAKEVGRPLFFSLLVIAVSFLPIFALEAQEGRLFTPLAYTKTFAMLFATALSVTLAPVLMVLLIRGRIRAETKNPLNWLLIALYRPIISGALRARWLTLGLAVVVVGFTVPIFSRLGAEFMPPLNEGTILYMPTTVPGLSIPESAKVLQVQDQLLTTFPEVERVFGKMGKAPTATDPAFVGMAEITVTLKPEAQWRPGMTWDRLLDEMDATLRIPGFPNIWWMPIQTRTEMITTGVRSPVGIKVLGPDLKTIEKIGLEIEQALANVPGTKSAFAERLNEGYYLDLTVNRREAARYGLTVGDVQAVITTAIGGETVTTTVEGRERYPVNVRYSRELRDDPDRLKRVLIPTPSGAQIPLGQIAEMVITQGPTSIADEAGALAGLVSVSVSGRDLRGYVEDAQHAVRDRVTVPSGYRLIWTGQYEHLVRAEERLKLVVPVTIGIILLLLYLNFGSLAKSLIVLLSVPFAAIGAIWYLDYLGYNLSVAVWVGIIALAGVAAETGVVMLVYLDEAYERRVHEGRMTTAHDLREAIMEGAVQRVRPKMMTVAAIMGGLLPIMWSTGTGVDVMKRIAAPMIGGMVSSTILTLLVIPVLYALWRGWSVSIGASPRLTGTDRFPQEQEDTAFRTGDTLDVRGAGPQTG, from the coding sequence ATGATTGCGCGACTCATTGAAGGAAGCGCCCGCAATCCTGTCCTGGTCATCCTCTGTGTGGTGCTGTTGACCGCCTGGGGGGCCTGGGCGGTCTTGCAGGTTCCGCTGGATGCGATACCGGATCTATCGGATGTTCAGGTGATCATCTATACCGAATGGTCGGGGCGCAGTCCTACGTTGATTGAAGACCAGATCACCTATCCCATCGTTACGTCCCTGCTCGCTGGGCCGAAAGTCAAACGGGTGCGGGGGGTGTCGGAATACGGGGTCTCTTACGTGTACGTGATCTTCGAAGATCGGACGGACTTGTATTGGGCGAGGAGTCGCGTGCTGGAATATCTTCAGAAGCTCGCCGGGAAGCTGCCGTCCGGCGTCACGCCGACGTTGGGACCTGATGCTACGGGAGTTGGGTGGGTCTATCAGTATGCATTGGTGGACGAGTCCGGGACACATGATCTGGCTCAGCTCCGTAGTCTCCAAGATTGGCACCTGCGCTATCAACTGGAAAGTGTGCCCGGGGTGGCAGAAGTGTCAGCGATCGGCGGGTTCGTCAAACAATATCAAATCGAGGTGGACCCGAACACGTTGGCCGCCTATCGGTTGCCGATCAAGACGATCATCGAGGCGGTTCGCAACAGCAATGCAGAGGTGAGCGGCCGTGTCCTGGAGATGGCCGGCACGGAATACGTGATCCGAGGGCGCGGCTATCTGCGTTCGATTGAGGATATTGAATTAATCCCTGTCGGGACAGATGGCCGCGGCACGCCTATCTTGATTCGAGATATCGCCCATGTCCACATCGGGCCGGATCAGCGGCGAGGGATTGCTGAGTTGGACGGCAAGGGCCAGACGGTGGGCGGCATCGTCATCATGCGGGCCGGCGAGAATGCGTTGGCGGTGATCGAACGAATTAAAGCACGACTGGCAGAAATCACACCAGCCCTGCCCAACGGTGTGCGCATGATTCCCACGTATGATCGGTCTGACCTTATTCATCGGGCCATCGCCGTGCTCCGCGAGAAGCTCGTGGAGGAGAGTGTCATCGTCAGCCTGGTCGCGCTGGTTTTCCTGTTTCACGTACGCAGCGCATTCGTGGCCATCCTCATTCTGCCAGTGGCCGTGCTCCTTGCCTTCATTCCGATGGCCTATTTGAAGATTACGTCCAACATCATGTCGCTCGGTGGGATTGCCATTGCCATCGGTGCGATGGTCGATGCCGCCATTGTGATGGTGGAGAACGCGCACAAGCGGTTGGAACAAAATCCTCATTCAGACAGGATCGAGACCATCATCGCGGCGGCCAAAGAAGTCGGACGTCCCTTGTTCTTCTCGCTGCTGGTGATCGCCGTGTCGTTTCTGCCGATCTTCGCGCTGGAAGCCCAGGAGGGGAGATTGTTTACGCCGTTGGCCTACACCAAGACCTTCGCGATGCTGTTCGCCACAGCGCTCTCGGTGACCTTGGCTCCTGTACTGATGGTTCTGCTTATACGGGGACGCATCCGGGCGGAAACCAAGAATCCGTTGAACTGGCTGCTGATCGCGCTGTATCGACCCATCATCTCCGGCGCGTTGCGTGCCCGGTGGCTGACGCTTGGATTGGCGGTGGTGGTAGTGGGATTCACGGTGCCGATCTTTTCCCGCCTCGGCGCGGAATTCATGCCCCCGCTGAATGAGGGGACCATCCTCTACATGCCGACCACCGTCCCCGGCCTCTCGATTCCTGAATCGGCCAAAGTGTTGCAGGTCCAGGATCAGTTGCTCACGACCTTCCCGGAAGTGGAACGAGTGTTCGGCAAAATGGGGAAGGCCCCGACGGCCACCGATCCGGCCTTTGTCGGGATGGCCGAGATCACGGTCACCCTCAAACCGGAAGCGCAATGGCGGCCTGGTATGACCTGGGACCGACTATTGGATGAAATGGATGCCACGCTGCGCATTCCTGGATTTCCGAACATCTGGTGGATGCCGATTCAGACTCGCACCGAGATGATCACGACCGGAGTGCGAAGCCCGGTCGGCATAAAAGTCCTGGGGCCGGATCTGAAGACCATTGAAAAAATCGGCTTGGAGATCGAACAAGCCCTGGCCAATGTGCCTGGCACGAAAAGCGCGTTTGCCGAACGGTTGAATGAAGGTTATTACCTGGATTTGACTGTGAATCGACGCGAGGCGGCCCGCTATGGCTTGACGGTGGGAGATGTGCAAGCAGTTATCACCACAGCCATCGGCGGCGAGACCGTGACGACCACGGTCGAGGGGCGTGAGCGGTATCCTGTCAATGTTCGCTACTCGCGCGAACTGCGCGATGACCCGGACCGGCTCAAGCGGGTGCTGATTCCCACGCCGAGCGGCGCGCAGATTCCCCTCGGACAGATCGCGGAGATGGTGATCACGCAGGGGCCGACGTCGATCGCAGATGAGGCCGGGGCGCTGGCCGGGCTGGTGTCGGTCTCGGTCAGTGGGCGCGACCTGCGCGGCTATGTCGAAGACGCCCAACACGCGGTGCGAGACCGAGTGACAGTACCCTCCGGCTACCGGCTGATCTGGACCGGTCAGTACGAACATCTGGTGCGGGCAGAAGAGCGGTTAAAGCTGGTCGTTCCTGTCACCATTGGCATCATTCTCTTGCTGCTCTACCTCAACTTCGGTTCGTTGGCGAAATCACTCATCGTGCTCCTGTCCGTTCCCTTCGCCGCGATCGGGGCGATCTGGTATCTCGACTATCTGGGCTACAACTTGAGTGTGGCGGTGTGGGTGGGCATCATCGCCCTGGCCGGTGTGGCGGCAGAGACGGGGGTGGTGATGCTCGTCTATCTCGACGAAGCATATGAACGACGAGTGCATGAAGGCCGCATGACGACGGCTCACGATCTGCGTGAGGCCATTATGGAAGGCGCAGTCCAGCGGGTACGACCCAAGATGATGACGGTCGCCGCGATTATGGGCGGGTTGCTTCCCATTATGTGGTCCACCGGCACGGGCGTCGACGTCATGAAACGAATTGCCGCGCCGATGATCGGTGGCATGGTGAGTTCCACGATCCTCACCCTGCTGGTAATCCCCGTCCTCTATGCCTTGTGGCGTGGGTGGTCTGTGTCCATCGGGGCTTCGCCCCGACTCACCGGTACCGACCGTTTTCCGCAAGAGCAGGAGGATACAGCGTTTCGGACCGGCGACACACTTGACGTGCGGGGAGCTGGACCGCAGACGGGTTGA